A region of the Silene latifolia isolate original U9 population chromosome 9, ASM4854445v1, whole genome shotgun sequence genome:
tctttccttattttttttctatttctttcggtttctttcttcatttttctctcttttcgttttttttcaacttttttttttcaacttctcttttttttttctttttcaatttcttttttcatcatcctccttttcttcataaattaccaactccgaatcaatatgatatgaaccaaatttggcacaatgaaatatataccgcaaaaacatacactaactagcttgacaaggcaggctaaatttggaatgtagcttaagggtcaacaggtaaatttggctaatgtggagtttatgggtaaaatgaaagaaagggaatttgtaagcacctccctgcatgtgacaccaaccactaacccgaatgtatgtaggcaaaaagcaattgaatttcatatgtgcaaattgatgaacatgctatgcaaggagtaaactactcacaatcctacatgaaactggtcataaatgacaccagtttattaagctctaaatcttagaaattataagtaggttgccaaaatttcaggtcaaatCTATTCGTccagctaaatttaacattaactcgtagatatgcaaaatgacaaagctaaaagatgacagttatatgcaaggcttaagcaaaaagacaattgcaatgcaatttcatcattgaaatcgacCGTTTCGACttaacctatatgctaaaataaacatgaaattttttgaatttttctaatttttaattttttattgaattttgaatttttttacaaaaataaacaacaatatgcaatatgcagacacagataaaTTAAACGTggtaacagaaatgcaataaaaacaatatgcagacacagatatggatgcataacctccccaaaccaaaccgtacaatgcccccattgtaccaaaacatggaaaggaaacgcaaactgaaagagaaagagagtaaatacggaaagctcacaagattgcgcgaagtagggacctcccaaaccgaccatgaacatgggaggttgctaaaggcccggaaaaccgtcacaggaagctaatccaagtcaaaacgagtgaatgggcatccaaaaactgctcgatcgaaaggaataatggtcgatcgaacggtttctctctttgcaggtactcgatcgagtggaataaacgctcgatcgagtgatagcagcacaagctctcgatcgagtacaaaaagtactcgatcgagtgatcctcagtgtagtcctgcaaaacgcaataaaaatagcccgcaaactaacaagacaagcttAACCgaatagtctatggtatgaaaaccatttattacaactgaaattgaaataaaatgaaaaacaaaaactccgggttgcctcccgggtagcgctagcttcagtcaggtcccagctcgaccttctttttcttcgagcctctctaatcagtcagaatcaaagcaactcaaagcgcgCAACATGAGATCATacaactgcgcatgtgctacacaaaaatgtaagtagcaccatagtggaataaagaaataggaaataaaattatacaactgtttaagtctaacaaatttcctatgcgagctcctaaatttatccacaaaataaaggagcgctgGAGCAATTGACAATAAATTAGGGCTCCGTTTTAGATTAACAAAATTAAGACgacaaggacggtgaaaaatcgctAATTTAtccgtccacatgggagggggtatagcattaaaagaaatagcacgagtcaaacgaggtagcgtactttgaatattaacaataataaaattagggtcctgattttcgcagtacacattttactcatctcAGTACATTTGTGACCATATTACCCTTTTCATTTCCCCTTCTATTTTCCCTCTCTAACCTCTCTCTAATGTTTTTCTCTCTAATGTCAATTCATCCATCTAAAATTTACCAGACACAAATAATTATGTACTGCGTTGATAAATTTCGTACTTCATTCATAAATTACACATATTGTTTTCATAAATTTTGTATGTACTAcatcaaacaaaaaaagacattGAGTAAAAAGAATGGAAAAAACAAAGCAATTGCATACAGTACATTGAGAAAAAAAATATCCAACAATGTACTACACAAGTAACACAACAACACACAGTACATTGAACATTAAAATGGAGATTCAATTATATCCAATCTTCACAAACAACACCACTACTACAGTACTACGTACTGGCCATCACTTTGTTGGACACTACTTCGCCGGCAACCACTTCGACGTGACCCGCTTTACCGGCCAACCGTAAAACACCCATCCGTCACCATAAAACTGCCCCTCCATCGAACAAACAATATGCTAAGCCCCATCAAACAACTCCGCCATTAATCACAGCCTCCGTCACCATTATCGTTACTACCGTCACCAGGCGTCGTCCAACCACCATCGACCTACGCCGGCGACGCAATATGCTAAAACACCAACAACAAACCCGCCATACACTAACAATTTATCAATTtagacataaaccctaattaaaaggaataaaaatataaaaaagtcaattaaattatttatataGGATTAATGAATTAAATTCTTGCTCTTGATTCGAATAATCGTTTATAATTGAATAATTTTATGGAGATTGAAGAAGGTTGGTTTTAACAATAGAGAGAGGAGGTAGAGAGAACTGAGAGAAAAATAGGGTTGGTGTGTTTTTTAGTCAAGGGTATCAAATGGAAATTTTGGGGTAAAAGGTACTAAGATGAGTAAAaattgtactgcgaaaataaactccgtaaaattatcgctaattacctcaggtaggttgctctcaatgtcagaatcactgacaaaggaatgtattacctcatccgtgctaggagcaaataccgactcagctgtcctttcgtcgccctcctTAGTGggattcgtcccgtaaatctcagcctcaagcgcatccaactcggctttgaaaaggggagactcaccataaccattgtcaccatcaaaattgtcgtctaaaacgaacccaagtgacgtatcaatgctctcactggccaactcactcgatcgagcataattatcactcgatcgagaactttcttcctgattttcactcgatcgagtgcttttaactactcgatcgactaatataagtcactcgatcgagtgattcttcctgtacagtgCTGAAATACTCGTGTAAactattgaaatatgatagaaattcgtcatccgagtcataaaaatcatcctcagcattgggcaacacggtttcttcatgggaaaaaccgctctcggtaaagtatacctcttctggttgccaactatccgactcagctgctaactgagcaatttcagactcgagcttatcaaatcgcgtacaagtgcgtctatcatcttcttgcacttggaatgcaagtgtctccaacaaAGACTTCAGCTCCGCAAGCTCTTCTTTCTGCTTATCAGGGGgatcttgttgttgcggtggccagataaaCGGAGGCTCTTGATAGCCTCGCTAATAGGGTAGAtgcggcggcacaactacagaggaaTGGCTAGGACGTCCCCAAAGCCTGAACTCGAGGACCTCGTCAGTTTCTGCCATGCAAAATattgcattgtgctcagcagcaccacatctcccgcagtgagtcacctgttgtgccatataatgggacataggtgacgggtcaaaggtactcaagccttctctTTGACAATCTTTCATCTAGAACTGtttaggtaggacctgtagggcctatcaaaacagcactaaagagaAAAATTAGAACGGCCCCAAGGGATAAATCCCTTGaagctaaaaacagacaaaattaaagaaataaataaatagttgcctccccggcaacggcgccaaaatttgatacggtcgtttcagtaccaaaaataaatacctagctactactaacagaagtcagcgttaagtagggtcgatctccacagggaggcggtttactatctacttgtctattctatctgtctaatgtcacaagttgggggtttgatttaatttgactaaactaaagaggctaaggcaagagagaaagaaataagggaaattaacagaagagaagggaaactaggatttcgggtcatcaatgaacgtcagtcaattacagctaaggtcacagatcagtcgatgtgtcggtctaaggggcaacgaatatctcatttcggtctcaattcgccctaaaatgctattagcttaactttcgccctcactaaagcatcctattgttcactgcaggtctcaccccttccaacctttcggtctaggtcaaggcttacctaaATTAAAAGGTTAATTGCTTCGagtcaactagcaggatacagttaaggcagcgattaacaacaaagactaaaaaaacaacgacgaatctaataacctaattagtaattaacattagtccattgaatcacctaatcctagcagagagattagctagacataaataaaagaggaagaaCAAGGGAAgggagaataataaacattaaataaattaaagagaAGAGGGAAAGAAAGAATTACAGAAATAGATCTGGAATTAATAGAGGAATAAAGTAGCAGCAGTAAAAGTAACGTATGTGGTAAAAACCGAGAGGAGAAGCCCTCTAAAcatgacgtcctaacttcctatttataagaaaataggatttatttgacctaatggcggaataaaactaaaaagaccaagcccataagagaatccactcgatcgagtgatttaacaccactcgatcgagtaaactaaagcttaaaccactcgatcgagtagaaattctactcgatcgagtaaatcctaaaatgcaactactcgatcgagtagaaaaaggactcgatcgaacataattgtactcgatcgagtactttccagcaacaatttcctgctttgcgcactgaacttcaaacggctgccatttcttcgttactttggAAAACAGGGCGAtgccggtggcgttggaaagctaagaggacaagctttcatctccaaatggaatcacctgaatatcagttgtagaacgcgagatatggctcttcaaagtaggcactagcaatttgaagttcttcctttgctcgcctagctatctttcttctttgcgcatctcaagatagctacattcccgctccaaattcactcttcctccaaatgcatgctaaacggacggtaaaagtcttgatttcactactttctggttcattcctgcaaataagacaaaacaaaccaaagtagcatattcggggcatttcgtagcataaactacgataatagcatagaaatacgtgcataaaaaggcctaaaaagactatataaaatgcacgtatcagtgagcagttgtttagcaggtatatcttggatacgcgcgggatctagctggggatggagtcaccacgtgtcagagtcgtagtcttccgctgttttgtCATAACACTTTTTATttagttggattttggtttgAGACTTTgtattttacatttcagttgGTTTTGATGTACGCACATTTAACCTTAATTACTTAAAtacgtttcttgatggtcacttttgattactatgcctcgggtaaccgagatggtagtatctttatgtgctagggtggtcttgataaggcaccttggtgtatggggatgTTACAATGACTAATATTAAAACACACTTAATATTATTTACCTTAAAATAAATAATCAATCATCAAAATTAACGTAtcaatatatactccctccatttttctgttttcttcctatttcattaaaatactcctcgcatatattagagaaatggaaaaaaaaacataaaaatggAGGGAGTGGTAATGTTAAATGTACTTTTTCCTCTATTAATCATTGACCGGAAATGACCCGACCAAGAAACCCGAAACTCGAAATGACTCCACTTGACGCTAACTAACCCAAAAATATGACACAACCGAACTGGCCAGACACCGATTAGACTCGACTTACCCGTTTGCTAAGTTTATATCTAATTACTCGTAAAATATCTTAATTTATGTAAACTTGAATATGAAGATGTTGTTTTGCTTCCCACAAAAATACATGAAATATCTAATTTTTATGCAATATTTTTACCTGCTAATGTAtgcaatacaagagaacaaaGATGTGACAAAGTTCCAAACTAATGAGGTCACGTTTATGCATGAACTTATATAATTAATCTTAAACGCACCCGTGATGGATGTATCCATCTTAAATTGATGAGTCAACTATTATAATTGGGTCGTGTTTTTTCACATACGGatattactctttcacatacttcTTTTACAATTTTACCCTTCTCATTTTCTCATTCCATCTCCCAATTAATCGTTTTCCCCCTTCCTTGTCTCCTTTCACCATCAACATCACTTCCTTCGGTCGGAAAATTTCAGTTCACTCTACTCCGGTTGTCGGCCGACATTGCTCCGGCCAACCAGTCCAAATatttaatattaaaaaaattaaaacaaaaccaCACCACAGCAAACACGTAACTCCCGTCATCTCCCTTCCCGACCACCACCGACCACCAAACCAACCACTCCAATCTTCCGCACAACCCACGCCAGTCCAGTCGTCACCATATCCGACAACCCGACTCCATCCCGAACGCACCACACGCTCCGCTCCGACCACAACCAACCGCACCACTCCCTATTACAGCCGTCCGCTATCCACCCTCATCGTACCACCGTCACCGCACCACCACCCTAACAACCGACCACCCTCCTCTTGCGGCTCCATTTCTGATGTCCCTTCCGCCTGATGCAACTTTTCTAACCACCTTACCACACAACCTCTAATTGGGGGAAAATCCAattaaaaaaaaccctaattgaaAAAAAATTGATCCAGTGAAAAATTATAAATGTGTATGTGATCTAATCATTTTAATGGAGTAATCAATTGTTAATATGCAATTTATATATAATAATTAAAGTAATGGAGAAAATTTTGATCGAGTTGGGAGAAGAAGAGAAAGAGAGAGTTTCCTTTTGTTTATGGTAGGGGTAATGTAtgaaaaaataatgaaaaattgtATTGATtgagtaaaattcgtatgtgaaagagtaattcCGTTATAATTAGAACAAAATCAATAAATGGGTGATATTTGACCGAAATTTTATTGGTTTGCAATTTAAAACTCGTGAGTTCAATTCTTAGCCCTCTCACCAGTCTATATAAATCATCAGGAGCACTGAATCCTGATCAACTGAACAACCCTAAATCAAAAAAGGGAATTTTTCAAGAACTCAACCCAGAATCACTCTGTCAAATTTCAAGGTAACTCTTTTACCCTGCTTTACGATTTGTTCCCGTTTACAATTTCCATGTTCGAACCCTAATTTCGTCGTTGGTTGATGCGTAGTTTATTAATCTTCCTGAATTGTACTCCGTAATCGTATATGACGATATGAATTCGTATAATCTAGGGCATGTGAATTATAATCTTCAATTAATGCTAACAGTTATGTGCGCTCCATTAAATTCGAGTTTGATTAATTTCTGAACAATCTCTGTGTATGGCGAATTATGTACTGTAGTattttagggtttggagaattAAGTGTTTCTTTTCTCTTATTATGTTTAACAATCGACACCAGATGCAACGTTTGCTGTGTTCACTGTCCCCTGTCCGATACTCGGATATTACTACGTAGAAACTCGTTTTGGTAATCCAATCGTGTGTCCTTTAGTATATTTGTCACTTGTCGATGTCATGCAGCTTATAAGGGTCATATGAACTGAGGTTGAAGGTGATGAGATCTATCAACGAGTCGTTATTGTTGTAGATAACTATTGGAACCTGTAGTAGCAGTTTCAAGGGTAAGGAAATTGAAGTCGTTAGTAATTTCGTGTAGCTAGCCAGTGGAGAATGTCTCCTTGATACGGTGGAATGTCATACCCAGTAGTTGGGTTATGAATTGTGTTTGGTAATTTTGCCGAATTACAGAGAGAACATAAATGCCTATAGTCATAGGAAACCCGATTTAGTGCATAAAAATTAAAAAGGAATGTGTAGGAAGGATATTAATGTTCGTTCTCTTCGCATTAATTTTTTGAGTTATTTGATCTCAAATTGTATGCACTAATTTAAAATCTTCTGAACTAATGTAAAAACACCGAGCTTGCGTGGAATTTTCTAAAATAAATTGAAGATAACAAACCCTTTAGAACTGAAGTGTATGTACAACATTTCATATCGTTTTGATAGAACTACCTGTCTTTCTTGGGTGTAAAGAGAGCCACATCGTTAGTTTATATGGCTTTAGACCCCTTGTTGTGAGTTATGACTTATGAGCACCAGTCCGCACTGTGTTACCAGCTGGCTTAGCTTCCATCTGCATATGAATATTGCGTGTATGAAGTTCTAGCTGTCGTGTATCCTTTTAGTTTTTAGCTATTGTTAGGACTGATATCATTAGAGCTGACCTTTGTGAAACTTCGACCAGGATGCAGCGAAGAAACAAGTCCGGAAAGTCATCTGGGAAAAATGCCAAGGTTAATATGTTAGACATGGACCTAAAGGACATTCTAAGGGAGCACGCTCTCCGCTTTCTCCCTGCAAAAACACTTTTCAGGTCCCTTACAGTTTGTAGGGACTGGAAACTTCAGATATCAACGCCGTTCTTCATCCATAACCAGTCTGTTTCCTGTAGATTTTTTTCGGGAGTGTTTGTTCAACCTCCCGGGGCCCCGCCTTACTTCCTTTCTCTTGATCAAATGGCTTATGGGGTCCCTGATCAACAACTCAAGTTTTTACCAGAACCAGTTGATGTCAAATCTTCGGCTAATGGGCTACTTTGTTGTGTTGGGCGTGGCCCGGGGCGGGCATACTATGTCTGCAACCCTGTTAATCAACAATGGAAAAAACTTCCTAAGCCTTCCAATGATCACGGGCCTAACCCAGCTATTGCCATTGTGTTTGAACCATCGGTTCTGAATTTTATTGCTGAATTCAAAGTGGTTTGTGTTTTTGCTTCCACCGACATTGAGGAAGCATATGAGTTTGATATATACTCATCTGACAGAGACTCGTGGAAGGTATCTTCCGAGATGTACTTTATCAATTCAAAATATTTGTACGGGAGAGGCAATGCTCAGGGATTTCAGTTTGGGAGAGTGATGTATGTAGACGGGGTTGTGTATTGGTCGATGAGTTGCGGCAGGACTTTAAGTCTTGATATGAGGACACAAAAGGCAGCTGAATCTACCTATGGGTATGTATATGGAGGGTATCTATCACCGTTTTTGGGAACAATGGACGGGCATCTATGCACTGCGTATATTAGGAATCAGTCTATTTATGTGACCATTATTCATAATAGACATGCGAATACAATGTCTTCCAGAGCCCGTGAAGCCAATTTAAACAAAACCCATGAGTCTTGTCTTAATTCTGAGGTTGTCAAAATTAGCGGTCATGATGTTCCTAAAGTTCTGCTCACATGGGACGGTATTGTAGTGTTCCGTGTTGGAAGTGATGTTTTTTCGCATGATATGAAAACAAACAAGACTAAAGCATTGATGCAAGGTGAAAGGAATATCACTGAAGGGTATACAATCGTTCCTTATGTTAACAGCCTTGTGTCCCTTGTGTGATTGCCTCCCTATGCCTGTTACTCTGGTATCTGCAGAATTTTTACCAGACTAGTTTAGTTTTCGAGTTTATAGTACTGATTTCTCTACAATTTGCAGCATTTGTGGTAATGCATGCACTTATGTAAGTGCTTGGATATATTTTGCTATGTAACCAGATAACCCCTCTTAACATTTTATGTTTATTTGACTAATTACCTTGTTAATCATTCCACGTGTGTCATTATAGTCCGAAAGTTTGTCGTTGGTTTCGTGTGCACCACATGCTAATCTCAAATTCGTCGTACAACAGTTCTACCAAAGACTCCTGCCTGGTTTAAATATGCAGCGGCTTATCAAAGAGGATAAGATCCTAAATTTAATGTCTTCAAACAGAATCTGGTCATAAATATCAGCCCTATTTTTTTTATCGTAAGGCCATCCGAGCAAGTCGGTGGGCCTCAACGTTCAGTTTCCTACCCACATAGCTAAAAGATAAACAATGGAAATAAGCAGATAAGGAAGCAATATCGTCTAGAATCCCCTTTATTTGGTAGTGTTGAATGTTGATCCTCCTTCCCTACCCACTATAGTAGGAGTTGTAGACAATCCGAGGAGACCTCAAGGTGAAGAATACCACGCCCACTGGCCCATTGGAGAACCTCCTTTACCCCTAGTGCCTCAGTTTGAAGGGGAGATTCCGCCCGACATTTCACACTTCCTTCAAACCATATCTCACCCGATTCCTCAAAAGCTGCCCATCCAAAAGCCGCCACACAGGAGTGCTCCGAACTTGCATCGACCTTCACCCTCACCATTCTACATGAACCAAACCCACCAACAGCAAAAATGGGTCTTCTATCACGTAGCATGGCGATCTCATTGTCCCGCTCATGTCCATCTTGAGTGGCCCCAAGTCCGGCAAATCATTCTCAGCACTACCTTCTAAGGCTGTAATAGCCAAAGTAACCAAGCGATTGTGGTGCATGAAAAAAATCTTGGGATGGTTCCCCTCTCCTCGAAAGATGATGTTATTTCTCATGTTCCAGATACATACTGTTAGGCCCAGATTTgcctggcctgaccataacctggcctgaccctACAAGGCTGACTGAAGAATGCGAaaaccggacaaatctaactattatttagctgttgaagaatattatggtaggcaggctactaaatcctggaagagaagcttGATGATCAGTATAGAACAGCTTGGCAAATTATTAAAGCAGCCTGGATTGAagagataaacaagaaatacaaGTTGTACAAGTCAAATAACCGTGTCCTATAttcaaggaagactaagtccaaCCAAAAGACTCTATCAATTATGAATTtggacggaaagaagagaaagagCCCAAGGTTCGTTAAAAGAagaataagtcaagcggattaataggggacatgccctattaatccggcaacaactcctacctttggggagaacgttattcatttataacgttattcattgtaacgTTGAGAGGAGGgtagagaactataaatagcagaatctaagCAATTGTAATGGTATTCAATTTTTAGTCAATTATATTTACATCTTATCTCTTTCTACTCTTGAATATTCAGATTTACATACAATATTGTACTCGGCTTATAAGATAATAAAAAACGTTATTCCTTATACTTAATTCTTCCCTTGTTATTTACTCATATTATTCCAgatatatagaactagataccctgatcactatatTATCAAGCCGGATTCCTTCCAgtaaaatcctgctaaaacaattggcgcccaccgtggggcatctagttcatcaaccaataaaattctccttatcatccctcatttaatattcacacacaaaaatggtagaacttaccgcagaacaacaattagcggctgccctggccaagatcaaagaattggaaacaatccaagagaaggcaaaCTCAAAGCCAAGGTAAATCAATAGGTCAAGGAATCGAATCTAGCAcgaaaaagaaattggaaaatcaggcttcgggttccaggaccagattcgaaccaggaactccattctcatccattatcaaaaacatagacttctctaattttggaaccccggagaaggataccttATCCGGCACTCCAACCATTCCCGACAAtgagacaaacaaaactgaagcagcaataatgatggctatgcttcaggaaattcaaaaactccacaacaaaatagaaaatatacccggggTGCGGACCACGTGATcaagtagaagttgacagctttgCAGATTCACCTTTTGCAGacgaaattgcaaagattgatcttcccaagaaatttcttgtcccatccatgagaacttatgatggaacctccgattcacaaaatcatgttgccatattcaaacaaaaatgttTCGCCTCAATACCAGTGAACTCGGGCAAGTccgcatgtgcaaaggctttggcacaACCCCGACCGGAGCAAAGACATTACGGTGGTTCATCAATCtaccaaatggaggtatcaagaattttgcagaattgatcaatgccttcaatcaacaattcgcaagcgagagatatggccaagagacccgatAAGAACTGTTGGGGTAAAACAActtctgaagaatctctcaaagaattcctggccagatttgtcaaagaaaaggtggccattcccagatgTGATGAAGAAACAAAGCAGTAGAAGCATTGGCAAGGAGTCCGCTTGtgagtgacatctatgcagatcgaccaagaaagcatgtccaacctttgcccTTTGTTCAATCCATCGCTTTAGAGCATGTCGATTAGAAGAAGATCTCAATTTCGGGACGAACTCATCCgaggaggaaagcaaggctatggacacaccaACAGGAAAAgttcctaccagaaaggaggcaatcccGGATCAAAGCACCCTATTCTAGGCACGAACGATtcaagtcaatatggcacaagaatataaaggtaacctttctagcctcccaactattcctgaatataacttctctattaatactgcaggattaatcaaacgctggAAAACTGGGAGATACAAATCGGATGGCCAAAGAAATCTgataaccccaggaaagatccaacaagatggtgtgacttccatcaggatatCGGACACACAacggaagaatgcatccaactcaggaaacaggtggcatatctcctaaagaaaggctacttgaaagacataatctagcagccaaagaacaaagatgaaggacaaaacaagagagaccctcctcctcctcctcctcccatctatgaagtcaaattcataaatggaggatcagaaatctgtggacTGACCAGCTCAGCCGCCAAAacaatatccagggaatccagactccaacctcctccCAGGCc
Encoded here:
- the LOC141599226 gene encoding uncharacterized protein LOC141599226, encoding MQRRNKSGKSSGKNAKVNMLDMDLKDILREHALRFLPAKTLFRSLTVCRDWKLQISTPFFIHNQSVSCRFFSGVFVQPPGAPPYFLSLDQMAYGVPDQQLKFLPEPVDVKSSANGLLCCVGRGPGRAYYVCNPVNQQWKKLPKPSNDHGPNPAIAIVFEPSVLNFIAEFKVVCVFASTDIEEAYEFDIYSSDRDSWKVSSEMYFINSKYLYGRGNAQGFQFGRVMYVDGVVYWSMSCGRTLSLDMRTQKAAESTYGYVYGGYLSPFLGTMDGHLCTAYIRNQSIYVTIIHNRHANTMSSRAREANLNKTHESCLNSEVVKISGHDVPKVLLTWDGIVVFRVGSDVFSHDMKTNKTKALMQGERNITEGYTIVPYVNSLVSLV